The sequence TACTGTGGTGGAGGTTCCTTCTTCATACAATGTAATACTGGGTAGACCAGCCATGAATGCTTTTAAAGCTATTGCTTCTACTTATCATCAAAAACTAAAATATCCGGTGGGAGTGCACATAGGAGAAGTTCGAGGCGACCAGCCTGCTTCTCGGAAGTGCTACATGGAGACGGTGAAGATTAAGTCTAAACAAACTCGGGTGGAAGGAAAGGATGAGATGTACCATAGAAGGGGCACATAGgtgaattttattcaaagagaGGAAGTCCAAGCAGTATTGGAAGGCGAGCATGAAGTGATAGAGCTGGCCCCGGGGCAGGCAGGGAAAACTACCCGGATAGCTTGTGATCTCGATGCCCGATTAAAAGCAACATTGATCTCTTGTTTGAGGAGGAGCTTATAGGCATCTCACCCAAGGTAGCCAAGCATAAATTGAATGTTGCTTCGGGTGCTCGAGTGGTgaggcaaaagaaaagacattTTGGTCCATAAAAAGATAGGGTTATTGCGGAACAGGTACGGGCTTTACTGACAGCCGGGCACATTAGGGAGGTCCAGTATCCCACTTGCCTCTCTAATGTCATCTTGGTGGCAAAGGGTACAGGGAAGTGGAGGATGTGTGTAGACTTCAGGGATCTTAACAAAGCATGCCCCAAAGATTtctaccctttgcctcgtattgatcaACTGGTGGATTCTACAGTCGGGTACGAATTACTTTGTTTTATGGATGCGTATCGGGGCTACAATCAGATACCGTTGGTAAGGGAGGATCAGGAGAGTGTCAGCTTTGTTACAACTGGTGGTACTTATTGTTATGTGGTCATGCCTTTTGGCCTAAAAAATGCGGGCGCCACATACCAGCGATTGATGGATACGATCTTCAGGGGACAAGCTAGTCGAAATGTTGAAGTATACGTGGATGACATACTAATAAAGTCTAAAACAGCGAGTTGCTACATACCTAACCTAGAGGAAACCTTTTCTACTCTTCGGCGATATGACATGAAGCTGAATCCAGCCAAATGTACTTTTGGAGTTAAGGGGGGCAAGTTCTTGGGCTACATTGTCACGGAAAGAGGTATTGAGGTCAACCCAGAGAAGGTAAGGGCTATACAAGAAATGGTATCACCTAAATATATACGAGATGTCTAGCGGCTGACGGGCTGCATCGCGGCCCTATCCCGTTTCATTTCTCGCTCTGTGCATCGGAGCTACAATTTTTTTTAGGTGTTGAGAAGGGCAGGGAAGTTTGAATGGAATGAAAGGTGTGAAAGAGCTTTCGCAGACTTGAAGGATCACTTGGCCGATCTTCCTGTCTTGGTCAAGCCCAGTCCAGGGGAACGCCTTTGGGTGTATTTATCTGCCACCTAGCATGTTGTTAGCTCGGTAATGGTCAAGCAGGAAGGGGCAGATCAATATCCTGTCTACTATGTCAGTCATGCCCGTCAGGACCAGAGACTCGGTATACAGAGGTAGAGAAGATAACAGTGGCTCTGATCACCACAGCTCGGAGGTTGAGATCTTATTTTCTCTCTCATCCAATCGTAGTATTGACTAATAGTGCCATTGGAAAGATCATGACCCAACCAGATATCTCGGGCAGATTAGTCAAGTGGACAATAGAATTGGGGGAATATGATATTACTTACCAGCCCAGGCCTTATCAGATTTCATTGCTGAGATGTCTCATGGCCATGCGGCCGAAGTGTGGAAGGTGTATGTAGATGGGGCGTCAAACAATAAAGGAAGTGGGGTAGGGGCTGTATTCATCTCATCTACAGGAGAAAAAGTTAAGTTGGCAGTTAAATTGTATTTTCGCGCCTCCAACAATGAGGCCGAGCATGAGGCCGTGCTAGTGGGTTTTCGAGCGGCTAAGGAAATGGGTGTAGACCGAATCATTTTGCATTCTGACTCACAATTGGCCATTCAGCAAGTCGATGGTACTTATGAGATTAAAAATGAAAGGCTGGTGGAGTACGTAAAAGCCATACAAGAACTCTCCAAAACTTTGTAGAATGGAGCATAGTGCAGATACCCAGGACAGAAAATACCAAAGCAGATGCTCTGACCAAGATGGCCACATCCTTGACAGTACTTTTTGATCGTGGGGTTTTTTTACCAGATTTAGCTCAGTCTGGGGCACCAGCCTCCCGGACAGGTTACCCAAGAACAGGGATGGATTGGTGTCTTATTGCGGTATATGATCAAAGGAGAGCTACCTAATGATCTCTTACAGGCATTACAGATGAGGAGAAAGGCTTTGCattttgtacttattgacaaTACCATGTATAAGAGATCTTTCGCTCGACCTTTACTTTGATGCCTGGGGAAAGAAGAAGCTGAATATGTACTTCGAGAAATACACGAGGGCTGTTGGGAGAACACTTAGGGGCTATGTCATTAGTAAGGAAAGCATAGCTGGCAGGATATTGGTGGTTGACCATGACCTCGGATGCTTTTCTGCTTGTTCGTAGGTGTGAAGGATGCCAGCGGTATGGGTTCTCCATTAAAAATCCAGCATCGGTGTTGAAACCAATACTGGCTACGTGCCCATTTGATCAATGGGGTCTGGACATTGTGGAACCCTTTCCCATGGCTCCTGCCCAAAACAAGTTCTTGATCGTAGCTGTGGATTATTTCTCAAAGTGGGTTGAGGCAGAAGAGGTGGCTCGAATTATCAAGGCCAATGTACTAAGGTTCTTATGGAAGAATATAGTGTGCAGGTTCGGGGTACCAAGAAAATTGGTCTCGGACAATGGACGGCAATTCCAAGGCAGTAAGGTCTAGACTTGGTGTTCAGATATGAAAATAGTTCAATCTTTTACCTCGGTGGCTTACCCCCAGGCCAACGGGCAGACGATGGTGACAAAGAGATCTATTGTTCAGACTCTGAAGGCTCAGCTATATGGAGTAGGAAGAGATTGGGTCGAGGAACTACCTAGTTTCCTCTGGGCTTACCGCACCACACCCAGAACGGCCACTGGAAAAACCCCATTTAGCATGATATATGGATCAGAGGCTATTCTACCGGCTGAGATTGGAGCCTCTTCCGCTTGGGTGCTCGGCTATGGCATTAAGAATGATGAGCGAAGAGCGGCCAAGCTGAACGTTATCGAGGAAACCTAGGAGCGGGCTCAGATCCGGATGGAGGCTTAATGGGGTCGGATGATACGGGCATACAACAAAAGGGTAAAACTTTGAAATTTCCAGGTGGGAGACTTGGTGTTAAGAAAAGCTCAGCCAGCAGGCGAGGTAGGGAAGCTTGATCCCAAGTGGGAAGGACCTTTCAAGATTATCCAGAAGACTACTTCGGGTGCTTATTATTTAGAAGATGATCAGGGCCATCACTTGAAGTGACCTTGGAATGTCTAtcacttaaaaaaatattatgcttGAAATATTATGTTATTTTCATTACATTTTTGTAGCCTGCGGGCATTATCAACTTCTGATTATcaataaatatcaatttttgTGACTCATTTAATACGAATCTTGCCTATGATGTGTGTAAAATTGGCTCGGTCCCTGACCTTGACCAAGCCCAAGTCTATCCTTGATACCATTATTTTGGCTCGGTCCCTGACCCTACCCAAGCCCAAGTATATCCTTAGCAACATTAAATTGGCTCGTTCCCTGACCTTGACCAAGCCCAAGTCTATACTTGGCACCATTATTTTGGCTCGGTCCCTGACCCAAGCCCAAGTCTATCCTTGGCACCACTATTTTGGCTCGGTCCCTGACCCTGCCCTTAAGCCCAAGTCTGTCCTTGGCACCTAAAATTGGCTCGGTCCCTGACCCTGTCTTAAGCCCAATTCTATTCTTGGCACCTAAAATTGGCTCAGTTCCTAACCCTGCCTTAAGCCGAAGTTTATCCTTGGTATTAAAAATTAGATCGGTCTGTGACCCTACAGACCAGGTTGTCATGCCCGGGGAACCAAGACCGAGTTAGTTTGCTACAAATGTTTCATGGTACTAAAGCCATAGTACCTGGGACACTGGGGTCGGGTTTAGTTTTTTATCATAATCACAACGGGCTAATTTAATAAACTGCATAATAGAAAGATATTTTCATTCAAAATAATAAGCGAAATTGTTTTGCCCCTCGGGCTACAATGGTTACAATTTCATTCCTATTCTAGGGGACCTGATCTACATTGCCCTTACCTCCTCGGGTAGGATCGCCATCGCATACAGTGGTTTGGGGATCTGGCAGAGCCCCTTCCTCTACCACTTCTATTTCTATAATCGGATCCTTGGGATCAACTGTGAGAAAATCGACTGGTAGGCTATCAATGATCCTTTGAACGTTTGAAAAGTTGGGCAAGCCCTCTGCAGGAAGCAGCCCAGCCTCTTTCACTTGCTCTATGCAGCCTTGAACTCCTACGTCCAGAAACCTGAAGGCTTTAGGACCCAAGATTTGTAGGAACCCGAGGCTGATAAGGAACTCCTTCAGGCGACTGGATTTTTCCTTACGATAGTTCTCTAGGTCAGTCTGCAGCACTCCCACCCGGGCCTGGGCATCTTTGGCATCAGTAGTGGCTCTGGCCAATTCCCTACAAAGGCCTGCAACCTCAGCCTAGGCACGATGGCATTCCAACTGTAGGGACTCCAGGGCCGCTTTATGCATATCTTGCAGCTTGAATAGGTCTCGGGACAGGGATTGAGCTTGTTCTCTGGCCGCACTTGCTTCGGCCCGGGCTTCCTGCCATTGGATAGCAGTCCGGTTCATGTTGTTTGTCAGTTTCATAAGTCCCTCCAGAATAGCTGTAGTTTAGGTCCGCGTTTTTTTTACGTACTCATTTAATGAAATCAATAACCCAAAGAAGCTCGTTGCAGCCACTCATGGTGCAGTGCTTCAGGCGCATGGAGGCCATGTGCTCCCTTTCAGCCGCTGAGCCCAAGGAATGCAAGATGTTAAAACCGAGGAGCGAGTTGTATTTTATGAATAGATTCGAGGAGGCCATGTACTTGGCCGGAAGACGGGGGGCGATCCAGAGTCCTCGTGCAGAGGCTCAGTGCTCACCTTGCCTTTTCCCCATTTGTCTGCGGCACTTGGTGGGGAGGGGATGGCGTCCGTAATCCCTGTTTTTTGTCTTTTCATCCTCGTATTCTTTGGGTCTATGGTTCCAGCTGGGGTAGCCACCGAGCCAGTGGAAGGATGAGGAGAAGAAGGATGCGTGCTACACTGGGGCCCTGATCCTGTAGCCTTCCCTACCGAGAATTGGGCAGGGGCCGGAGCCCGGGGCTGATCCCCTTGTTTCTTGGCAAGCTGAGATGCCAGGATGCTCTTGAGATCCATGGATGTTGTACCTGCAAGATGAGTGATTAGAGCTAAGTAGCCAATATATGTTTAAACTAATACCACTCGTGCGGGTTGCATCTCCACATCTTTTGACTCCGCCAAATCATGTGATTCTGCTCGTGTCGCACCCCGGGGGCTAAGCCCATATTTAAACAAAAGGTGCTCATGAAGAAGGGTCGGATAGTCATATACTTCCCCGTGAAGGCCATCTTGGGAACGAAGATAGAATGGTGTTTTTCTATGTGATGGGAGCAACTCGGGCTGGCGAAGTAGCCCGGGTAGCCAATGGATCGAGCAGTTAGGCATGGAGGGTAAACGAAGGAAAAAAGAAGTATTTTTTCCATCCCTTGTGGGACAAGgggattttatctataaatttACAGTTGGCCCGGGCCCCTATAGTGAAAACTCCATCTTGGTACCGGAAGGAGTAATAAAAGTTGAAGATGGTGGGATTGATGGCCAGGTCTAGTGATCGAAAGAGCACATAGGTGGTAGCCATCAGTCGGAAGGAATTCGGTTGTAATTTTCCAAGGGGCACATGGAAATGTCGGGCTAGGTCCTCATAGAAGGTCGGGATAGGGAATCATAGCCCATTTTGCATTTGTGCTTTGAAGAAGGTAAGATAGCCGGAAGAAGTTGGTGGGCACGTTGGGAGGAGGATGGGATAAGGATATCCCAGACCTTCGGGATAGCACCAAGGTGCAGGAGTAGGTTTAGGTCACGCGGATGACATTTTGACACTTGGCTATGTTACCAGTTACCAATCGCGGGTAGCACGGGCAGCTCACTAGGAATGACATGAGGGGCTAGGTACTCTTGGGAGGCCGGTCTCTTACCCAGGGATAGGGCCCGACGTTTGGATTTTGATGATTTCTTTTCTCAAGGGGATTGTGAGGGTCCGGCTTTGCCGACACCAGGACCATGGAGGAAGGGTTTGGGGGTACACACCCTACCCAAACCCGTTTTGGGCGGTGAGAACTAGAATTAGAGCCTGGATCCTCATCCCTAGGCGACCATTGGGCGTGGTCCCCTGACTTTGATGAGGTGGACTCAGACCCTGACATAATGTGGGAATAAGAGCAAAGTACTTACTGCGTAGACGTCGATGCTTGAGAGGCGGCGAGAGTGCGAGAACGGGAGGTGGATGAATGAGGTGAGGATATGTTTGGGtgatagttatgtttttgttgcatattttgttgtcatttagttgttgtttttcattcgtttatgtattttatttatgtgttttgttcgtatttcatattttgtgtCTGCATAATTTGTTTCCTGGTTTGTTGGTTAGGTTGTGCGTTTTGGTGGATGCTTGGATGGAACTATGGAACAATAGAAATGTTGAAGAATTTTTGAAGACAAGTGACCGATCGATTTGCTGAAGTTTACCAATTGAGCGGCCGTCTGAAGCTGGAAACAGTAGGGGTTGGAAAATTGTACCGCTCGAACTGCAagaagttaccgatcgagcggcgaccGCTTCATATTTGAAGGATAGTAGGATTATATTTTTCTCTCCCTCGATCGGTCATAtcttactgatcgagcgagcgtCTCTGTCGGGaaagaatttttaattttagaaactcttttattttggagacTAGCTTTTATTAGGCTTTTTTATTCCGTCTTTCAGACTTAATTATCAGATTCTGAAGTTCttccttggcggctaggtttatTGTTCTAtcttttctgaagatttcttcctttctttttgatttttctttgatttttcatgaatcgttgtagctaaaccttagaacttgattgaggaagacaagcccttaattttgttattcatgagattcgaatttttcaatgtttaattcttattaagtatcaaaatttgatatgttttatttcatgcttgtatgtgagatttttggattgatgATCTTAGGATTTCGCTATACAATctaatgctaaattagaattcaaatccgtaattttttgaatcaactaatttgtgaagcaactacgtttcatattttttgctgttgaatttgttaaatcgtaggaacaactcttgactagattaaatacaatcgctggtatttgtgttgtctaggttcatcagttttactcgtttggatgctaccttaaatttaaatctatatCGCTGGAATCCgagttgatttattggtaaatgttaatctagaatgctggtgtctaattaacaaagattaaggtaaaacaggaattttattttcaatgatgaatatttgataggattaattatttttagggaatttatgattgaatgaatcaatatcaagggtgtagtagACCGATAACAAGGCTTGTTTCTCAGTGAATTCTTCAGttaattttcagtagttaatttcaaaactcaaaaaaccccattttcttttattttagaacacattaaatttttctttcctcgtgggaacgatccctacttaCCCTACTACGTATTGTGGTTATCTGATTgatttgggtaatttgggcgtgacgcgaattagcgctaccaaattttggtgccgttgccggggaccggtgttaatttattgtgttctttttcgtttattatatttttttttcttctcactttggttttcttttatttttttctagttCTCTCtgttgttcatgctttcaggtgactctTCTGATGTAGAATTCCCCTACGACCCAGAGATCGAAAGGACTTTGCATAGGCaaaggagagaacttcgtaggAAACAGGAAGAAGAAGTTACTCGAATAGATATTCCTGAGGAAACAATGGCTGCCAACGCGAATCTGAGctttagacaattgggcactcctgatcccaatcaacaacctttatgcattacttttcctacattagaaaataatgctaattttgagctaaaatcTTGACTCATTCATTTATTTCCTTTTTTTCATGGTCTTGTAGGTGAACACCCAAAcaagcacttgatggaattccatgtgatttgcacaagcatgaaaccccatggagtaacGGAGGAGCAAATCCAACTgagggcctttcctttctctttgaagagtgttGCTAAGGATTGACTGTATTATTTATCCTCTTGATCCATCACGACTTGGACTGAGATGAAAAGATTTTTTCTAGAGAAGTACTTTCCAGCTTCAAGAGCCGCAAATATcaggaaggaaatctatgggatAAAGAAATATACAGGAGAGTCACTTCATGAGTATtaggagcggttcaagaagctttatgctagctgtccgcaacaccagataagtgaaaatttgTTGATCCaatattgctatgaaggtttgttacctcatgacaggagtatgttagatgcagccagtggaggagtttttgtggataaaactccggtacaagcgaggaatctgatagagaatatgactgctaattctcaacaatttggcaccaacaggaatgagcatgtaccaaagaagaacagtgaggtaaatgtctcttcccttgagcaacaattaattgaattgacgtctcttgtacgtcagatggctgtagggaatggacaaactgcaaaggcatgtTGTATCTGCGCTGCAATAGGACAcgccactgatatgtgtcctacacttcaagagAAATCGGTCGAACAGGTTAATGCTACtggcggatttcctggaccaccacagcggaagtatgatccatattccaacacgtacaatcctggttagaaggatcatccaaatctgagaTATGGAAACCCTCAGGCAAATCAACCTGGACCTCAGGCACCACCAcacaatcaagcttataggccaccgtatcctccACAACAACAGCGTCCATAGATCCCAGcgccaggtgagtttcttgaaaatatagttaaggatcttgcaactaatactctGTCTTTCCAACAGGAAACCCGAGCAAGAATTCAGAACTTGAACACCAAAATGGGGCAACTCGCCACTGCAATCaacaagttggaagcacaacATTCCAACGTTTTACCATCCCAAAAAATTCCAAACCCAAGAGAGAACGCAAGAGCAATTACTCTAAGGAATGGaaaggagttgaagatcaaggatAAAGAAGTGGATGCTTCGCCCAAGGAGAAGCTACAAGAAGAACCGACGGCGAATGATGGAGAAGCATCCAAGGAAGAAGCgtcaagaggtaagtttcctcccctttctgaatataagcctattgccccttttcccttagcacttaaggagtctagaaaagatgaagggataaagaaACTTTATGATACTTTTCGTAGATGAGAGGTGAACATTCCgttgctagatgctattaagtaggtacctcgatacgcaaaatttttgaaggaattgtgcacagcaaagagaAAGCAAACACTGAAGGGATGTCAAAAAGTGGAGTTCGGAGAGAATGTATCTGCTGTGATTCAACAAAAATTACCTgccaaatgcaaggatccaagTATGTTTTATATCCCATGTAtc comes from Henckelia pumila isolate YLH828 chromosome 4, ASM3356847v2, whole genome shotgun sequence and encodes:
- the LOC140862462 gene encoding uncharacterized protein, producing the protein MVKQEGADQYPVYYVSHARQDQRLAQALSDFIAEMSHGHAAEVWKVYVDGASNNKGSGVGAVFISSTGEKVKLAVKLYFRASNNEAEHEAVLVGFRAAKEMGVDRIILHSDSQLAIQQVDGTYEIKNERLVEYLSLGHQPPGQVTQEQGWIGVLLRYMIKGELPNDLLQALQMRRKALHFVLIDNTMCEGCQRYGFSIKNPASVLKPILATCPFDQWGLDIVEPFPMAPAQNKFLIVAVDYFSKWVEAEEVARIIKANANGQTMVTKRSIVQTLKAQLYGVGRDWVEELPSFLWAYRTTPRTATGKTPFSMIYGSEAILPAEIGASSAWVLGYGIKNDERRAAKLNVGDLVLRKAQPAGEVGKLDPKWEGPFKIIQKTTSGAYYLEDDQGHHLK